The proteins below come from a single Acidimicrobiia bacterium genomic window:
- a CDS encoding cytochrome c, with protein MTLKKVLIAVAVLGLVLAACGGSSSDGDNGGSATTTAATGGGSGDPSEGAEVYQGTCAACHGPTAGGIDGLGKPLAPSEFVTSNTEDELVAFIKVGRPAGDPANTQGVDMPPKGGNPSLTDEDLHDVAAYIKSLN; from the coding sequence TGTTCTCGGCCTTGTACTCGCCGCCTGCGGCGGATCGAGCAGCGACGGCGACAATGGAGGTTCGGCGACCACAACGGCTGCGACCGGTGGCGGCTCGGGAGATCCCTCGGAGGGTGCGGAGGTGTACCAGGGAACCTGTGCCGCATGTCACGGACCGACCGCGGGCGGCATCGACGGCCTCGGCAAGCCGCTCGCGCCGAGCGAGTTCGTGACATCGAACACCGAGGACGAGCTCGTCGCGTTCATCAAGGTGGGGCGCCCCGCAGGGGATCCCGCCAACACGCAAGGTGTCGACATGCCGCCAAAGGGAGGCAACCCGTCGTTGACCGACGAGGATCTCCACGATGTCGCGGCGTACATCAAGTCCCTCAACTGA
- a CDS encoding plastocyanin/azurin family copper-binding protein, translating to MSQKQTFPPAPDHTHSVLGVWTAIAVAGVGLALVIATIALTITAIRPSMDQDTADLLVQNAVDNLEIPTGGAGSVDTSHSVIPELTPVADLQPAPEGEVHVVYAPDAGMPITRDYQAKYEIRLEVLENVCEIDADNGVRIDMWGYRIEGDSEVVCGTPAPILRGRVGDFVTITLTNLAENTNPHNIDFHAVTGQGGGAENLTAVPGETVSIDIRLLYSGAFMYHCAYGDVPVHIMHGMYGMFIVDPEVPLPEVDHEWTVMQSEWYVTEPDADGLVDIDKDALTDENPTYVVFNGTVGAIAGDNALKMNVGERARIYFVNEGLNLISSFHPIGSHWDAVYPEGATTPGNPIIRGSQTTLIPAGGGTVVEIEGQIPQTVLLVDHALSRTFYKGALGMIEISGELNPEIFAAREEAGGDGGGETPPPAEAVQVSITKDGWLDPANAADAFSPSELTVEVGTTVTWTNNDTVLHTVTSGMSSDNVGTPDGRFDSGFLDPGATWSYTFTEEGVFDYFCTPHPWMIGKVTVTAAG from the coding sequence ATGTCACAGAAGCAAACATTTCCGCCTGCGCCCGATCACACGCATTCGGTGCTCGGTGTCTGGACGGCGATCGCGGTCGCCGGTGTCGGGCTGGCGCTCGTCATCGCGACGATCGCCCTCACCATCACCGCCATCAGGCCGTCGATGGATCAGGACACTGCCGATCTCCTCGTGCAGAATGCCGTCGACAACCTCGAGATACCAACCGGCGGAGCTGGCTCGGTCGATACCAGCCACAGCGTCATCCCGGAGTTGACCCCGGTCGCGGACCTCCAGCCAGCGCCTGAGGGAGAGGTGCATGTCGTGTACGCGCCCGACGCGGGAATGCCAATCACTCGTGACTATCAGGCGAAGTATGAGATCCGGCTCGAGGTCCTCGAGAATGTCTGTGAGATCGATGCCGACAACGGTGTCAGGATCGACATGTGGGGATACCGCATCGAGGGCGACTCGGAAGTCGTCTGTGGGACCCCGGCACCCATCTTGCGCGGGCGGGTCGGTGACTTCGTCACGATCACCCTCACCAACCTCGCCGAGAACACCAACCCGCACAACATCGACTTCCACGCGGTCACCGGCCAGGGCGGCGGAGCCGAGAACCTGACCGCGGTCCCGGGGGAGACGGTGTCGATCGATATCCGGCTCCTGTACTCGGGGGCGTTCATGTACCACTGTGCCTACGGGGATGTTCCTGTCCACATCATGCACGGCATGTATGGCATGTTCATCGTCGACCCCGAGGTGCCGCTCCCCGAGGTCGATCACGAATGGACCGTGATGCAGTCCGAATGGTATGTCACGGAGCCTGACGCCGATGGGCTCGTCGATATCGACAAGGATGCATTGACCGACGAGAACCCGACCTATGTGGTGTTCAACGGAACCGTCGGCGCCATTGCGGGGGACAACGCCCTGAAGATGAATGTGGGTGAGCGTGCACGGATCTACTTCGTGAATGAGGGTCTGAACCTCATCTCGAGTTTCCATCCGATCGGGTCACACTGGGATGCGGTGTATCCCGAGGGTGCGACGACGCCGGGGAACCCAATCATTCGAGGATCCCAGACGACCTTGATCCCTGCCGGTGGGGGAACGGTTGTCGAGATCGAAGGACAGATCCCCCAGACGGTCCTTCTGGTCGATCACGCGCTGTCGCGTACCTTCTACAAGGGGGCGTTGGGCATGATCGAGATCTCCGGCGAACTCAACCCCGAGATCTTCGCCGCGCGTGAGGAGGCCGGCGGTGACGGTGGTGGGGAGACACCACCACCCGCCGAGGCTGTCCAGGTATCGATCACGAAGGATGGCTGGCTCGATCCTGCCAACGCGGCCGACGCGTTCAGCCCGTCCGAGTTGACGGTCGAGGTCGGAACGACGGTGACATGGACGAACAACGACACCGTGCTGCACACCGTGACATCGGGCATGTCCTCTGACAATGTAGGGACACCCGACGGGAGGTTCGACTCCGGGTTCCTCGATCCGGGAGCGACCTGGTCGTACACCTTCACCGAAGAAGGGGTCTTCGACTACTTCTGCACGCCCCATCCGTGGATGATCGGCAAGGTCACGGTCACAGCGGCCGGGTAA
- a CDS encoding LCP family protein — protein sequence MSGRPIIAALLSALIPGAGQLYARRPARAAFFFVPTLALGIGAFMFVDMGTIGMAGLLVRPSFLTGLLIADVVFLAWRVAAVVDAVAITSTSGERGWLAVPVSLLLLAVAIPHAIAWNYGTDTLDALTTTFVATPLSERSVVPLRATTATTTPPEAIPTSVRAVYEEFDRPAIYVPGFGEPEAIRVWSELAAAEITPAPYQPQEGPLDRERLSILLVGGDAGPGREGLRTDSMNVVTIDLNTGATALFGFPRNFKLMPLPDRFRNSFIGLEEVVIEKDLTDADEDGFPDTWYDQDGDLIPDEPPFESCYCFPDMLNTVHQYTLDWTSTYPYSPDPGLSALKEIISNVMDLPIDYFVMVDMAGFVDVIDAIGGVDVNVKQPYHVTVSSPEAGKPKATINVEPGMNHLNGLEALAYTRWRRGSSDYHRMGRQRCLIRAAATQTDTLELIRVYPTLLDLMRESITTDIPLDALPDLVWAAGQIDLEQVATVGFVPPTYNSGRTPGKYPIPDVSKIRWKVNDILENGVSAQSRSGESECD from the coding sequence ATGAGCGGTCGACCGATCATCGCAGCACTGCTGTCGGCGCTGATTCCGGGTGCCGGACAGCTCTACGCCCGCCGACCGGCGCGGGCAGCCTTCTTCTTCGTCCCAACCCTCGCGTTGGGCATCGGTGCCTTCATGTTCGTCGACATGGGAACGATCGGCATGGCCGGCCTTCTCGTGCGGCCGTCGTTCCTCACGGGTCTGCTCATTGCCGATGTCGTGTTCCTCGCGTGGCGCGTGGCGGCTGTGGTCGACGCGGTCGCCATCACATCGACAAGCGGGGAACGCGGATGGCTCGCGGTCCCCGTCAGCTTGCTGCTGCTCGCGGTGGCGATTCCGCACGCCATTGCATGGAACTACGGCACGGACACCCTTGACGCGCTCACCACGACCTTCGTCGCGACGCCGCTGAGTGAACGGTCGGTCGTTCCTCTCAGGGCCACCACCGCGACGACGACGCCACCGGAGGCAATCCCCACATCGGTCCGGGCCGTCTATGAGGAGTTCGACCGGCCCGCGATCTATGTGCCCGGTTTCGGGGAGCCCGAAGCCATCCGTGTCTGGTCCGAGCTCGCCGCTGCGGAGATCACCCCTGCCCCATACCAGCCACAGGAAGGCCCTCTCGACCGGGAACGGCTCTCGATCCTCCTCGTGGGGGGCGACGCTGGCCCCGGAAGGGAAGGGCTTCGCACCGATTCGATGAATGTGGTCACGATCGACCTCAACACCGGCGCGACCGCCCTGTTCGGCTTTCCCCGCAACTTCAAGTTGATGCCACTCCCCGACCGCTTCCGCAACTCGTTCATCGGCCTTGAAGAGGTGGTGATCGAAAAGGACCTGACGGATGCGGACGAGGACGGCTTTCCCGACACCTGGTACGACCAGGACGGCGACCTGATCCCAGACGAGCCACCGTTCGAGTCGTGCTACTGCTTCCCCGACATGCTGAACACGGTCCACCAGTACACCCTCGATTGGACCAGCACCTATCCCTACTCGCCCGACCCTGGGCTTTCCGCGCTCAAGGAGATCATTTCCAATGTGATGGATCTCCCCATCGACTACTTCGTGATGGTCGACATGGCCGGTTTCGTCGATGTGATCGATGCGATCGGCGGTGTCGATGTGAATGTGAAGCAGCCATACCATGTCACGGTGTCGTCCCCAGAGGCCGGCAAACCGAAGGCAACCATCAATGTCGAGCCCGGCATGAACCACCTCAACGGTCTCGAGGCCCTTGCGTACACGCGGTGGCGACGGGGATCGTCGGATTACCACCGGATGGGACGGCAACGCTGCCTGATTCGTGCCGCTGCCACCCAGACCGACACCCTCGAGCTGATCAGGGTCTATCCGACACTGCTCGACCTGATGCGCGAGTCGATCACCACCGACATTCCGCTCGATGCCCTCCCCGACCTCGTGTGGGCGGCGGGGCAGATCGACCTCGAACAGGTCGCCACGGTCGGATTCGTTCCGCCGACCTACAACTCGGGCCGTACCCCCGGCAAGTACCCGATCCCGGATGTGTCCAAGATCCGGTGGAAGGTCAACGACATCCTCGAAAACGGGGTCAGTGCCCAGTCCCGCTCAGGCGAAAGCGAATGCGACTAA
- a CDS encoding TM0106 family RecB-like putative nuclease: MGADAVTTQHHRGGAIGGGEVGSCLTRIHHDRFTDAHAVADPVRERRAAIGFAHEVSVIAALDAANPGAVVHIGDQADAPTRTLEALRDRATIIVGGRIASLDGSLVGAPDVLVRFPSGYAPVEIKSHLVTRRNGIRTVATPLDAMGTAVRVHHHDEAGNEPDEDAPDPIRFRSNRVRDLYQVAHYWRILDDFGEACNRPLGGVIGTEDPLACAWVDLTDSRGNGHDTILDEAVAWTEQAVDALRRGDDHPEHPAIAPWWRSECSQCPWRLVCRSVLEEIGDPTMLSGVDADVRKALALDGVATVDDIAALDLADGRFVNATAVPQARAMVAGTLLRRAGVDPPLDVPQPARAVDFDIETFDNRIYLAGFLVSEDGQSTYDWIADWEWTDRSERSFVERLFAKLAAFSDRGTRVFHWTEYERTQLAAASARYGMSIPGFAMINDWFNEHATDLHRWTKNHFISPDGYSLKTVAPLCGFTWRDDDAGGQQSELWFEAMLGGDPSMQRRLLEYNEDDVAAQLAIRRWVVDNDDGSGSGSAIPSVNEVPVRRRRRPVP, encoded by the coding sequence ATGGGAGCGGACGCTGTGACGACACAACACCACCGAGGAGGGGCGATCGGGGGTGGCGAGGTGGGTTCGTGTCTCACGAGGATCCACCACGATCGCTTCACCGATGCCCACGCCGTTGCCGATCCGGTGCGTGAGCGTCGAGCAGCGATCGGCTTCGCCCATGAGGTCTCGGTCATCGCCGCCCTCGACGCGGCCAATCCCGGAGCCGTGGTCCACATCGGCGACCAGGCGGATGCTCCGACCCGTACGCTTGAGGCCCTTCGGGACCGAGCAACGATCATCGTCGGTGGTCGTATCGCATCGTTGGATGGCTCGCTGGTCGGCGCCCCGGATGTCCTTGTCCGGTTTCCGTCCGGCTACGCACCGGTCGAGATCAAGAGCCATCTCGTCACGAGACGGAACGGGATTCGAACCGTTGCCACGCCGCTCGACGCGATGGGCACGGCGGTGCGGGTACACCATCACGATGAAGCTGGCAACGAGCCGGATGAGGACGCTCCGGATCCGATTCGGTTTCGATCGAACCGCGTGCGTGACCTGTACCAGGTCGCCCACTACTGGCGAATCCTCGATGACTTCGGCGAAGCATGCAACAGGCCGCTTGGAGGCGTGATCGGTACCGAGGATCCTCTTGCATGCGCATGGGTCGACCTCACCGATTCGCGGGGAAACGGCCACGACACGATCCTCGACGAGGCGGTCGCATGGACCGAACAAGCGGTCGACGCCCTCCGCCGCGGTGACGACCACCCGGAGCACCCCGCGATCGCCCCGTGGTGGCGTTCGGAATGCAGCCAGTGTCCGTGGAGGCTCGTGTGCCGGTCCGTGCTCGAAGAGATCGGCGACCCAACGATGCTCAGTGGTGTCGACGCTGATGTGCGAAAGGCCCTCGCGCTCGACGGTGTCGCCACGGTCGACGACATCGCCGCCCTCGATCTGGCCGATGGTCGCTTCGTCAACGCCACAGCGGTTCCCCAGGCACGGGCCATGGTCGCGGGCACATTGCTACGGCGCGCCGGGGTCGACCCGCCTCTGGATGTTCCCCAACCGGCCCGAGCCGTGGATTTCGATATCGAGACCTTCGACAACCGCATCTACCTCGCCGGATTCCTCGTATCCGAGGACGGTCAGAGCACCTACGACTGGATCGCTGACTGGGAGTGGACGGACCGCTCCGAACGCAGCTTTGTGGAGCGACTGTTTGCAAAGCTCGCGGCCTTTTCCGACCGTGGAACGCGGGTGTTCCACTGGACGGAGTACGAACGGACGCAACTCGCGGCGGCCTCTGCACGGTACGGCATGTCGATCCCGGGCTTCGCAATGATCAACGACTGGTTCAACGAACATGCCACCGATCTCCACCGTTGGACGAAAAACCATTTCATCTCCCCCGACGGATACAGCCTCAAGACCGTCGCTCCCCTGTGCGGGTTCACCTGGCGCGATGACGATGCGGGGGGTCAGCAATCGGAGCTGTGGTTCGAGGCGATGCTCGGAGGCGATCCATCCATGCAACGGCGTCTTCTCGAATACAACGAGGACGATGTCGCCGCACAACTCGCCATTCGTCGATGGGTCGTCGACAACGACGATGGCTCTGGTTCGGGATCGGCCATACCGTCCGTCAACGAGGTGCCGGTTCGCAGGCGTCGCCGTCCCGTGCCCTGA
- a CDS encoding tryptophanase, with product MESRTIIEPFRIHTVQAIDLPNAEQREAALIRSGYNLFGLHADEVIIDLLTDSGTGAMSSRQWAGMMLGDESYAGSRSFFRFESAVKGITGFDHVIPTHQGRAAEKILFSVAVNPGDVVPNNTHFDTTRANVEYRGAEARDLVVAEGRNPSAILPFKGNMDVAALRATIDEVGVDRIPMVMVTVTNNSGGGQPVSMENIRAVRAVCDEHALPLIFDACRFAENAWFIKLREEGYADRTPRDIAKEMFSYGDGATMSAKKDGLANIGGFLALNNAEWAANARNLLILTEGFPTYGGLAGYDLEAIAVGLEEVLDENYLRYRIRSTEYLADKVNDAGVPIVLPAGGHAVYLDAAALLPHLPAHQYPAQSLAIELYRTGGVRGVEIGTVMFGRATPDGDPDEPAAMELVRLAIPRRMYTQSHIDYTAEVVIDVASRAAGLPGYRITEQAPWLRHFTCRFEPV from the coding sequence ATGGAATCCCGTACGATCATCGAGCCGTTCCGCATCCACACCGTTCAGGCGATCGACCTCCCAAATGCCGAGCAACGCGAAGCCGCGCTGATCCGGTCCGGCTACAACCTGTTCGGGCTCCACGCAGATGAGGTCATCATCGATCTGCTCACCGACTCGGGCACGGGCGCCATGTCGTCGCGGCAGTGGGCGGGCATGATGCTCGGTGACGAGTCCTACGCAGGAAGCCGGTCGTTCTTCCGCTTCGAATCCGCCGTAAAGGGCATCACCGGCTTCGACCATGTGATTCCGACCCATCAGGGCCGCGCCGCCGAGAAGATCCTGTTCTCCGTTGCGGTCAATCCCGGCGATGTGGTCCCCAACAACACCCACTTCGACACGACTCGGGCCAATGTCGAGTACCGGGGAGCCGAGGCGCGGGATCTCGTGGTCGCCGAGGGGCGCAACCCGTCGGCGATCCTGCCGTTCAAGGGGAACATGGATGTCGCAGCGCTGCGGGCCACGATCGACGAGGTCGGTGTCGACCGGATCCCGATGGTGATGGTGACCGTGACGAACAACTCAGGTGGGGGCCAGCCTGTCTCGATGGAGAACATCCGGGCGGTTCGAGCGGTGTGCGACGAGCATGCCTTGCCGCTGATCTTCGATGCGTGTCGCTTCGCTGAGAACGCGTGGTTCATCAAGCTGCGCGAGGAGGGTTACGCCGACCGCACGCCGCGTGACATCGCGAAGGAGATGTTCTCGTACGGCGACGGCGCCACGATGTCGGCAAAAAAGGATGGGCTTGCCAACATCGGCGGCTTCCTTGCCCTCAACAACGCCGAATGGGCAGCGAACGCCCGAAACCTCCTGATCCTCACGGAGGGGTTCCCCACCTATGGCGGGCTTGCAGGATACGACCTCGAAGCCATCGCCGTGGGTCTCGAGGAGGTCCTCGACGAAAACTATCTGCGATACCGCATTCGATCGACGGAGTACCTCGCCGACAAGGTCAACGACGCAGGTGTCCCGATCGTGCTTCCTGCCGGTGGACACGCCGTGTACCTCGACGCCGCGGCGCTGCTCCCGCACCTTCCGGCGCACCAGTACCCGGCGCAGTCGCTCGCCATCGAGCTGTACCGGACCGGCGGCGTGCGCGGTGTCGAGATCGGCACGGTCATGTTCGGCCGAGCGACGCCGGACGGCGATCCGGATGAGCCTGCAGCGATGGAGCTCGTGCGTCTTGCCATTCCGCGACGGATGTACACCCAGAGCCACATCGACTACACGGCCGAGGTGGTGATCGATGTGGCGAGTCGTGCGGCGGGCCTCCCCGGCTACCGCATCACCGAACAGGCGCCGTGGCTCCGCCACTTCACCTGCCGCTTCGAACCCGTATAG